The following coding sequences lie in one Allochromatium vinosum DSM 180 genomic window:
- a CDS encoding AAA family ATPase, which translates to MSLHPKSSPARPTLAERILQEAGAVILGKDRELRLALACLLARGHLLVEDLPGVGKTTLAHLLARLLGLDYSRIQFTSDLLPADVIGVSVYDRASESFRFHPGPIFSQLILADEINRATPKAQSALLEAMEERQVTVEGETRRLPEPFFVIATQNPLFQVGTFPLPESQLDRFLMRIHLGYPAAEQEKALLAGEDRREMVARQRPALTNAELIDLQKSVIRIHAASPIIDYIHAILQFTRGSERFAYGLSPRAGLGLLHAAKSWALLAGRDYVMPEDVQAVLPSVAVHRLTGGEPGQRIGDDEVARFILTNVPV; encoded by the coding sequence ATGAGCCTACATCCGAAATCCAGCCCTGCCCGTCCCACGCTCGCCGAGCGCATCCTGCAAGAGGCCGGCGCCGTCATCCTCGGCAAGGATCGCGAACTGCGTCTGGCACTGGCCTGTCTGCTCGCGCGCGGTCATTTGCTGGTCGAGGATCTGCCGGGCGTCGGCAAGACCACGCTCGCGCATCTGCTGGCGCGACTGCTCGGGCTGGACTATTCGCGCATCCAGTTCACCAGCGACCTGCTGCCGGCCGATGTCATCGGCGTCTCGGTCTATGATCGCGCCTCCGAGAGTTTCCGCTTCCATCCCGGCCCGATTTTCTCGCAACTGATCCTCGCCGACGAGATCAACCGTGCCACGCCCAAAGCCCAGAGTGCGCTGCTGGAGGCGATGGAGGAACGTCAGGTCACGGTCGAGGGTGAGACGCGGCGGCTGCCCGAACCCTTCTTCGTCATCGCCACCCAGAACCCGCTGTTCCAGGTCGGCACCTTTCCGCTGCCCGAATCGCAGCTCGACCGCTTTCTGATGCGCATCCATCTCGGCTATCCGGCCGCCGAGCAGGAAAAGGCGCTGCTCGCCGGCGAGGATCGGCGCGAGATGGTCGCGCGCCAACGACCGGCCCTGACCAACGCCGAGCTGATCGACTTGCAGAAGTCCGTGATCCGCATCCATGCCGCATCGCCGATCATCGACTACATCCACGCCATTCTTCAGTTCACACGCGGCTCGGAGCGCTTCGCCTATGGACTCTCGCCGCGCGCCGGGCTGGGTCTGCTGCACGCGGCCAAGTCCTGGGCTCTGCTCGCCGGGCGCGATTATGTGATGCCCGAGGACGTACAGGCGGTGTTGCCCTCGGTGGCCGTGCATCGTTTGACGGGCGGCGAGCCCGGACAGCGGATCGGGGACGACGAGGTGGCGCGCTTCATCCTGACCAACGTGCCGGTTTGA
- the mutM gene encoding bifunctional DNA-formamidopyrimidine glycosylase/DNA-(apurinic or apyrimidinic site) lyase, which produces MPELPEVETTLRGIRPHLEGRRIARLIVRNPRLRQPIPPEMPERVAGQPIRSLRRRSKYLLIGLEHGSLLVHLGMSGSLRVVTAESPLPPRTHDHLDLVLSDGGILRFHDPRRFGIFLWIPMSPEIALVEHPLLCRLGPEPLENDFDGEHLYRSSRSRRVAVKSFIMDSAVVVGVGNIYASESLFLAGLHPARACNRIDQGGYGRLAETIRRVLRASIEQGGTTLRDFVNETGAPGYFAQSLRVYGRAGEPCRICGTRIEPQRIGQRSSFYCPRCQT; this is translated from the coding sequence ATGCCTGAATTACCCGAGGTCGAGACCACGCTGCGCGGCATCCGGCCCCACTTGGAAGGTCGCCGGATCGCACGCCTGATCGTGCGCAATCCGCGTCTGCGCCAACCGATCCCGCCCGAGATGCCCGAACGGGTCGCCGGTCAACCGATCCGCTCCCTGAGACGGCGGAGCAAATATCTGTTGATCGGGCTGGAGCACGGCAGCCTGCTCGTGCATCTGGGCATGTCGGGCAGTCTGCGCGTCGTCACGGCCGAGAGTCCACTCCCGCCCCGAACCCACGATCATCTCGATCTGGTGCTCTCGGATGGCGGAATCCTGCGTTTTCATGATCCGCGCCGGTTCGGGATCTTTCTCTGGATACCGATGTCGCCCGAGATCGCGCTCGTCGAGCATCCGCTGTTGTGCAGGCTGGGACCGGAGCCACTGGAGAACGACTTCGACGGCGAACATCTCTATCGTTCGAGCCGCTCGCGCCGGGTCGCCGTCAAGTCGTTCATCATGGACTCGGCGGTCGTGGTGGGTGTCGGCAATATCTACGCCAGTGAATCGCTGTTTCTCGCCGGCCTCCATCCGGCGCGCGCCTGCAACCGGATCGACCAGGGCGGCTATGGACGCTTGGCCGAGACGATCCGACGGGTGCTCAGGGCATCCATCGAACAGGGCGGCACCACGCTGCGCGACTTCGTCAACGAGACAGGTGCTCCGGGCTATTTCGCTCAGTCGCTACGGGTCTATGGACGCGCGGGCGAACCCTGCCGGATCTGCGGCACACGCATCGAGCCGCAGCGGATCGGACAGCGGTCGAGCTTCTACTGTCCACGCTGTCAGACTTGA